From Oncorhynchus tshawytscha isolate Ot180627B linkage group LG11, Otsh_v2.0, whole genome shotgun sequence, the proteins below share one genomic window:
- the LOC112261611 gene encoding B2 bradykinin receptor, which translates to MVSNWSVDPLMECNHTAAWNWVYSIQPVYMSVICLLGMVGNTFVLCVFCFQKRHSTVADIYLGNLAAADLLMVSCLPFWVVAVIQEFHWPFGELMCQLVNIVIGMNYYCSVLFLTLVSVDRYLVLARPLSSQGRGRKPAWASGICLVVWVVGALLSLPALLFRSVQFFPQLGVEACYMAYPHDGWRLRYNLTVNIVGFLVPIPVVSFCSYHIINVLRDNQASRMRSTTAAGTERKAAHLVLIVLAIFILCWLPYQVVIFLDTLYHYEVISGCGWVDVLEISTQLATYLGYSNSSLNPFLYVIVGKHFKQRARGVCRQMMCCGKGRKSYHIVNLNSTIKYTDSTKV; encoded by the coding sequence TGTCATCTGCCTGCTGGGAATGGTGGGCAACAcctttgtgctgtgtgtgttctgcttccAGAAGAGACACAGCACAGTGGCAGACATCTACCTGGGGAACCTGGCTGCTGCAGACCTCCTCATGGTGTCCTGCCTGCCCTTCTGGGTGGTGGCGGTCATACAGGAGTTCCACTGGCCATTTGGTGAGCTTATGTGTCAGCTGGTGAACATTGTCATTGGGATGAACTACTACTGCAGTGTCCTGTTCCTTACGCTGGTGAGTGTGGACAGGTACCTGGTGCTGGCACGTCCCCTGTCGTCCCAGGGCAGGGGAAGAAAACCAGCCTGGGCCAGCGGGATCTGTCTGGTTGTCTGGGTGGTGGGCGCTCTTCTCAGCCTCCCAGCCCTGCTCTTCCGATCCGTCCAGTTCTTCCCCCAACTGGGGGTGGAGGCGTGCTACATGGCATACCCCCACGACGGCTGGAGGCTGCGCTACAACCTGACCGTCAACATAGTGGGCTTTCTGGTTCCTATACCCGTTGTGTCCTTCTGCAGCTACCACATCATCAATGTCCTACGGGACAACCAGGCGAGCAGGATGAGGAGCACGACGGCGGCAGGCACGGAGAGGAAGGCTGCCCACCTGGTGCTTATCGTCCTGGCCATATTCATCCTCTGCTGGCTGCCCTACCAGGTCGTCATCTTCCTGGATACCCTGTATCACTATGAGGTCATCTCTGGCTGCGGCTGGGTGGATGTATTAGAAATCAGCACTCAACTGGCTACCTACCTGGGCTACAGCAACAGCTCACTGAACCCTTTTCTGTATGTGATTGTGGGGAAGCACTTTAAGCAGAGGGCAAGAGGGGTATGTAGACAGATGATGTGCTGTGGAAAGGGAAGGAAGTCCTATCATATTGTCAATCTCAACTCCACCATTAAGTACACAGACTCCACTAAGGTATGA
- the LOC112262449 gene encoding psychosine receptor-like, with protein sequence MNFTAGMENFSLTTTNDSDKLCYPADYPEERKPFFFLYLVIIIIGIPSNSFSLYVSWQHIRQRNELGVYLFNLALSDLLFTIGLSLWVDLHWRGVWLRGEAVCVISVILLFTNFYISDGLLCCIALDRYLAVVHPLKYPVLRRLNTAIVISVAIWVLVISFNAATITWIDLYDLEVFDMYPLRDRLVQVNLTRFVLGFLFPVLLVSFCCRGICVAVRSNRATEEQERRRVSRLLGVVLLTLGLCYGPIHVIMLLWDLLEHCRRPSWLFLPYKISMAMSALNSLADPFLYCFITRLGKANVTQVVHFLQGRREGTGQEVV encoded by the coding sequence ATGAATTTCACTGCTGGAATGGAGAATTTCAGCCTCACCACCACAAATGACTCAGACAAACTGTGTTATCCAGCTGACTACCCCGAGGAGAGGAAACCCTTTTTCTTTCTGTACCTGGTCATCATTATCATTGGGATTCCATCCAACTCCTTCTCCCTCTATGTGTCCTGGCAGCACATCAGACAGAGGAACGAGCTGGGTGTTTATCTGTTTAACCTGGCCCTGTCTGACCTCCTATTCACCATAGGTCTGTCTCTGTGGGTGGACTTGCATTGGCGCGGTGTCTGGCTTCGCGGGGAGGCTGTGTGCGTCATCTCTGTCATCCTCCTCTTTACAAACTTCTACATCAGCGATGGGCTGCTTTGCTGTATCGCCCTGGACCGTTACCTAGCTGTGGTCCACCCGCTGAAATACCCAGTCCTGAGAAGGCTGAACACGGCCATTGTGATTAGCGTGGCTATCTGGGTGCTGGTGATCTCCTTCAACGCGGCCACAATCACCTGGATAGACTTGTACGACTTGGAGGTCTTCGACATGTACCCTCTGAGGGACAGGCTGGTGCAGGTCAACTTGACTCGCTTTGTCCtgggtttcctgtttcctgtcctgCTGGTGTCGTTCTGCTGCCGGGGCATCTGTGTAGCGGTCCGCTCCAACCGGGCcacagaggagcaggagaggagacgggtGTCAAGACTCCTGGGGGTGGTGCTGCTCACCCTGGGGCTCTGCTACGGACCCATCCACGTTATTATGCTCCTGTGGGATCTTCTGGAGCACTGTCGGAGACCCTCCTGGCTTTTCCTGCCTTATAAGATCAGCATGGCCATGTCAGCCCTAAACAGCCTGGCTGACCCCTTCCTCTACTGTTTCATCACCAGACTGGGCAAGGCCAACGTCACACAGGTGGTACACTTCctccaggggaggagagaggggaccgGTCAGgaggtggtgtag